In Companilactobacillus allii, one genomic interval encodes:
- a CDS encoding YggT family protein: MNQILYGLPFIIGGVFQLYEFVVFIYCIMTFIPRLYQSSIGQIVVRMVEPFFNAIKKVIPTTFGMIDFSPLIALLILELVQKVIFWII; this comes from the coding sequence ATGAATCAAATTTTATATGGTTTACCATTTATCATCGGAGGAGTATTTCAACTTTATGAGTTTGTCGTATTCATTTATTGTATTATGACATTTATTCCTCGACTATATCAGTCAAGTATTGGACAAATTGTAGTTAGAATGGTTGAACCATTTTTCAATGCAATCAAGAAAGTTATACCTACTACTTTTGGAATGATCGATTTCTCTCCATTGATTGCTTTGTTAATTTTAGAATTAGTACAGAAAGTGATTTTTTGGATAATCTAA
- a CDS encoding cell division protein SepF, with amino-acid sequence MAFEKLGNFFGINDEEEYDEQNSNEQQTTTDYSGNEKVVSMNSANETRPGSSKIAIYQPRVYSDAKIVAKQLLNNKAVIVNFNNINDEQAKRIVDFLTGSIYALNGEIKRVGDKIFLCTPPKFEIDGSIPELNE; translated from the coding sequence ATGGCTTTTGAAAAGTTAGGTAATTTCTTTGGAATTAACGATGAAGAAGAGTACGATGAACAAAATAGCAACGAGCAACAAACCACTACTGATTATTCTGGTAATGAAAAAGTTGTTTCTATGAATTCAGCAAACGAAACAAGACCTGGTAGTAGCAAGATTGCTATTTACCAACCTCGTGTTTATTCTGATGCTAAAATCGTTGCTAAGCAGCTTTTAAATAATAAAGCTGTAATTGTTAATTTCAATAATATTAATGATGAACAGGCGAAAAGGATCGTTGACTTTTTAACGGGTTCAATTTATGCCTTAAATGGCGAAATTAAACGTGTTGGAGATAAGATTTTCCTATGTACTCCACCAAAGTTCGAAATTGATGGAAGTATCCCTGAATTAAACGAATAA